From Peromyscus eremicus chromosome 3, PerEre_H2_v1, whole genome shotgun sequence, one genomic window encodes:
- the Lrrtm1 gene encoding leucine-rich repeat transmembrane neuronal protein 1 — MDFLLLGLCLHWLLRRPSGVVLCLLGACFQMLPAAPSGCPGQCRCEGRLLYCEALNLTEAPHNLSGLLGLSLRYNSLSELRAGQFTGLMQLTWLYLDHNHICSVQGDAFQKLRRVKELTLSSNQITQLANTTFRPMPNLRSVDLSYNKLQALAPDLFHGLRKLTTLHMRANAIQFVPVRIFQDCRSLKFLDIGYNQLKSLARNSFAGLFKLTELHLEHNDLIKVNFAHFPRLISLHSLCLRRNKVAIVVSSLDWVWNLEKMDLSGNEIEYMEPHVFETVPYLQSLQLDSNRLTYIEPRILNSWKSLTSITLAGNLWDCGRNVCALASWLSNFQGRYDANLQCASPEYAQGEDVLDAVYAFHLCEDGAEPTSGHLLSAVTNRSDLVPPESSATTLVDGGEGLHDGTLEPITVALPGGEHAENAVQIHKVVTGTMALIFSFLIVVLVLYVSWKCFPASLRQLRQCFVTQRRKQKQKQTMHQMAAMSAQEYYVDYKPNHIEGALVIINEYGSCTCHQQPARECEV, encoded by the coding sequence ATGGATTTCCTGCTACTCGGCCTCTGTCTACACTGGCTGCTGAGGAGGCCCTCGGGGGTGGTCTTGTGTCTGCTGGGGGCCTGCTTTCAGATGCTGCCCGCCGCCCCCAGCGGATGCCCGGGGCAGTGTCGGTGCGAGGGGCGGCTGTTGTACTGCGAGGCGCTCAACCTGACCGAGGCGCCCCACAACCTGTCCGGCCTGCTGGGCTTGTCTCTGCGCTACAACAGCCTCTCGGAGCTGCGCGCCGGCCAGTTCACGGGGTTAATGCAGCTCACGTGGCTGTATTTGGATCACAATCACATCTGCTCGGTGCAGGGGGACGCCTTTCAGAAACTGCGCCGAGTTAAGGAACTCACACTGAGTTCCAACCAGATCACCCAACTGGCCAACACCACCTTCCGGCCCATGCCCAACCTGCGCAGCGTGGACCTGTCCTACAATAAGCTGCAGGCGCTGGCTCCGGATCTCTTCCATGGGCTGCGGAAGCTCACCACGCTGCACATGCGGGCCAATGCCATCCAGTTTGTGCCGGTGCGCATCTTCCAGGACTGCCGCAGCCTCAAGTTTCTCGACATTGGATACAATCAGCTCAAGAGTCTGGCGCGCAACTCTTTCGCTGGCTTGTTCAAGCTCACGGAGCTGCACCTGGAGCATAACGACTTGATCAAGGTGAACTTCGCCCATTTCCCGCGTCTCATCTCTCTTCACTCGCTCTGCCTGCGGCGGAATAAGGTGGCTATTGTGGTCAGCTCTCTGGACTGGGTTTGGAATTTGGAGAAAATGGACTTGTCTGGGAACGAGATCGAATACATGGAGCCCCACGTGTTCGAGACCGTGCCGTACCTGCAGTCCCTGCAGCTGGACTCCAACCGCCTCACTTATATAGAGCCCCGTATCCTCAACTCCTGGAAGTCCCTTACGAGCATTACCCTGGCCGGGAACCTGTGGGACTGTGGGCGCAATGTATGCGCCCTGGCCTCCTGGCTCAGCAACTTCCAGGGGCGCTATGATGCTAACTTGCAGTGCGCCAGCCCGGAGTACGCACAGGGCGAGGACGTCTTGGATGCTGTGTATGCTTTCCACCTGTGCGAGGATGGGGCCGAGCCCACCAGCGGCCACCTCCTGTCTGCTGTCACTAACCGCAGTGACCTAGTGCCCCCTGAGAGCTCAGCCACCACGCTGGTGGATGGCGGGGAGGGACTGCACGATGGCACTCTCGAGCCCATCACCGTGGCTCTCCCCGGCGGCGAGCACGCTGAGAACGCTGTGCAGATCCACAAGGTGGTCACGGGCACGATGgctctcattttctccttcctcatcGTGGTCCTGGTACTCTATGTATCCTGGAAGTGTTTCCCAGCCAGCCTCAGGCAGCTCAGACAGTGCTTTGTCACGCAGcgcaggaagcagaagcagaaacagaCCATGCATCAGATGGCTGCTATGTCTGCCCAGGAATACTACGTTGATTACAAACCCAACCACATCGAGGGCGCCCTGGTGATCATCAACGAGTATGGCTCGTGTACCTGTCACCAGCAGCCCGCGAGAGAATGCGAGGTGTGA